The Brachypodium distachyon strain Bd21 chromosome 4, Brachypodium_distachyon_v3.0, whole genome shotgun sequence nucleotide sequence CCATTGGTGCTGCCTGATCTCCTTTCTGACATTCAGATTGATAAAACTATGATGGATGAATTGAAAGAAGTAAAGAAGGCAGTTAATCCTACAGAGATTTTGCTCGTTGTTGATGCCATGACTGGCCAAGAAGCTGCAGGTAAACATGCATTTCTTGTTGCAACTATTTGAGCCTTCTTGTTGCCAAGTGCCAACATTTTGGTCTCCTTGTGGCCCACAGCAATGCAGCATGGACATTCAGGAAATCACACTCCAAAGCTCTGAAATTTGACTATCTGGAAAATTAAACTGTTGTAGTTCCTAATGTGTTCCATAGTGGACATGTTCTGATATAGTCCTGTATAATTTTCAATGCTTAAAGAGCACTTTCTTTTAATAGAGTTGTACCAACTTACACTATTTTCTTTATGGTACACAGCATTAGTGACCACTTTCAATATTGAGATTGGTATATCTGGTGCTATATTGACTAAATTGGATGGTGATTCGAGGGGTGGAGCAGCACTAAGTGTTAAAGAGGTTATTACTTGCCATCATATATGTGAATATTTAGCATCTTCCGAAGCACTCTTTCAGAATAAATTGTTAAGGACTATTGTACATATATATTGGCTCGAGCTGTGAATTGTTTTCTTCACTTATATGTTGAAGAATATCTAAGTTTTATCTGGTAAACAATCTTGCTTTATCACTGGACTACCTATTTTGCAAACATACATGTGCATAATCTGAAATCCTTAGTAGTTACCTGTGAGGTGTCCAAGCATTGTGGTGAATTTTCCTTTTACCTATTTTCTGCTGGTATATGTAAGAGCATCAGTACTTGTGCTTAAATCATGCAGGTGTCTGGAAAGCCCATCAAATTTGTTGGGAGAGGAGAACGAATGGAGGACCTTGAGCTTTTCTATCCTGATCGCATGGCACAGCGTGTTTTGGGAATGGGCGATGTACTTTCATTTGTTGAAAAAGCACAAGAAGTCGTAAGTAGTTTTTGGCAAAACTGTTCCTCTGATCTTGGCATGACCTATATTGGTATGATCTTACGGTGTTTACTTGATGCTGCAAACAGGTGCGTCAAGAGGACACCATAGAATTACAGAAGAAGATCATGAGCGCAAAGTTTGACTTCAATGACTTCTTGAAGCAAACACAAAATGTTGCCAAAATGGGTTCCATGAGCCGTGTAATTGGAATGATTCCAGGCATGAACAAGGTACATGAGAACCCGTGGGATATTAATTCCTTTAAATGATGACATCCCTGCTTGAAGCATGTTCAAATTTGATACGAACCAGAACATGACAACACTTCACACTATAAATAGGTTACTCCTGCACAAATTCGGGAAGCTGAGAAAAGACTTGCATTTGTCGAGTCGATGATCAATGCAATGACAGCCGGTACATTTATCTGAACTGCCGCTACACACATGAAGCCTGTGGCGATGGTTCGTGATGTTACTGTGTTTATTCTTGCATTTTTCAGAGGAAAGGGAGAAACCTGAGTTGCTGGCTGAATCACGCGAGAGGAGGATTAGAGTGGCCGAGGAGTCTGAAAAGACAGAACAAGAGGTTCTGTCCTATTCTTATGATCTTATCAGTGTTTTTCTTATACTGCCGCTGAACATTTTTTTCCATACCCACTTCCATCCATGGAGCTAAAACAAGCTGCCATTTTCCAATATTAGGTTGGCCAACTGGTTGCCCAGCTCTTCCAAATGCGTGCACAGATGCAGAAATTGATGGGTATGATGCAAGGACAGGAAGCAATTACAGGAATGGGAGATCTCATGGACTCGCTTAATGCCGATGAGAAGGTAAGGGTGACTCCTTGGACAACGTGAATGACTCTTGGCGGTGTTTTGCCCGGATAGCTTACACTTGCTAAATTCTTGGTTTATATCATGTAGGCACCTCCTGGCACTGcacgacggaggaggaggcgcaaTGTGCCGCCGCGGCAGAGGGAACCGGAAGTAGTGGGTGGCCCCAGTAGGCCTTGAGTTGATGCGAACTGGAGCTGAAAGTTTCCATTTGAGTAGCTTTGGATTAGCATGTAATGCTCCAGGTCTTGGTTCAGTTGGTGTAGATATGAAGCTTGTGATTGTGTAGGATTTCATGAGCATTTTCGCATGAATGATGTTTTAGCCAAGAAACATTGATTTTGAGAATGTGGAGAATAAATTTCAGTTTGTTAGTTATATAACTATACCCCTCTTAATAAATCCCGTAAATTTCTTGCTCCTCTCCTTTTGGGCTCCATTTGCCGTCCATCGGCTCGAGGATTTGtttttggatgcatggttgagCACCAAAGGAGCAGGAGCACAGGAGCACTGCCGGAGAACAGGCTGCTGGAGCAGAGGTAAGAGCCGCAGCAGCTGAAAACTCTGCCAGGTAGGCTAAACATATATTCATATTACTTGTACAATACATCTCTAGATTGCAAAATAATCCTAAATATATCATGCAGCAGAATGAATCTATGAATCAATGCAAAACATCGGATTTTCCAAGATAGTTCCATAGCACTAAATTAATCACATCTAATATTCATCAAATCACACGATCAATGAAAAAACCAACTAATGCATCATGTTCAGAACATAAGAAACATCATGCGTGACTTGCCAATGTGATGCTAATTCAACTCATGCATGTGAGCATACATGTGTTTAGAACATAAGAAACATCATCCATAACATGTCAATGTGATTCTAATCGCCACCAAGGATTGCATGGATGGCGTCTGCGATCATGACTCTCAGCTGACGGACGCTGGTGGCGGTGACTTCCCTGGTTACCTCTTCACTCCAATCACCCTCAGCACTGTCTCTTCTGCTCCATCGACAAATAGCTGCTGCAACTGCCATGACGTATATTGCACAGTCATAACCATTCTCTTGCACCGGGGTATAACCTCTCATGAGCGGAGCTGTGGCAGCATTTGGAACGATGGAGCGTAGTACACCGACAAGTCGATCAGCGGCACTGGAATTGACTTGGCCCATAGTGCTGTCATGATGGACGAAACGGGCCCCACGATTTGGATCGAGGTTCTCGTACACAAGTAATGACCAATGTGTGCCGGCATCGGCACGGTGGATTTCAGGATTATTGTTGACAGGGAATAGCATAACCCGGTTATCCAGACACAGATGCTCCAAGAACTCACTAGGGTCAGTTGTGTTGACAAGCAACTCAGAGATGGACGGCGGCTGGAGGATTACCTTGTCCGCGGATGAGAGCTGCTCAAAGTAATAGGTTATCACTGAGTCACTAACAAAATTGTGGCCTCGTAGATCTTCCACATCAGACATCTGAAGTCCCATGACCACGCTGGCTGGGGCAGCGGTGGGAGTAGACTGAGAAAGAGGAGCCAAGGTGCTCTCAGAGTCTGAACGTGCTTTCTGTCTCGACTTGTCCACATACTGGATTAGCACAAAGAAATGAGTTGAATAATACATCTATGGAAAAAAAGTTATGACCCAGTTATGAAGGTGTAGAATAAAACCTTGCTACTAATGTCATCTTTGAATTTCATCGTAGGTGGTGGGACCTTGATGACCTCCAGACCGAGCTCCTGAGCTGCTAACAACACATATTTGAATTCATCGTCCtacaaataaaatcaaaattatCCAGAATTAGTAGTCAACAAATTGATCATATTCAACTTCTATCTGGATATTTTAGGATGGACGAAACTTAATGAGAATTAAACCTTATTCAATTGGGACCAAATAGAAAACCACTTTGGGACATCCGGCGGCCCTCcaacgcctccgcctccaggaGCACCAAGCTTCCTCCTCACAGCCATTTTCTGCTCAGACCAGCCCCCACTTGCGCCCCGCTTCCGGTTCTTGGATCCCAATTTGTGATCTAACATGTTTTTCATTGTCATCTTGCTTTGAGACCTCGAGATTGCACTAAAATTGGGGTGTGGGATGTCCTCTTCGCCTTTTCCGGAGTCAACCGGGCACCATGTGTCTGACCGCGGGGCAGGAAGCCGTTTCTCATGTGCAAATATACCCGCAAATATTGCATCTACATGAAGGAAATATAAGTTGTCAAATATTTCTTCCATTGAGCTgaattttttcttcaagatGTCATTGACAGTGCTACGTATCTTGTATTAGCTGAAAATCAGTGAACGCAATGCTTCCTTACTCAATGTGCCCCAATTGACAATCATCGAAGATACCCAATCAACTCCAAGTCGACTGAAACTGCTGTCCTCCATTCCTTGGCAGCACCTCGAAAGAACTTCTCGAAATTTTGATTCCATCAGCAAGACAACAATCAGCCCAATGCTCGAACGAAGCTTTGGATCTTCCTCGTTTTTAACTGTCCACCTATGATTACAGACTGTGGTGAAAGCTTGACGGAACGCGCCCAACGCAAGTCTGGTGGCACCTGGACTTTTTTTCTCCGCTATATTGCCATAACTAGCATAGAAATTCAAGAGATGACAGTCCGGCGAGTCCATATATAGTGACTCCTGGTCCTCAAGCATCATCTGGAACACGCCCTGAGCTCCATAGAATCCCACAAGCCAAAAACTTCTTGCTTGAATAACAAAAACTAAATATCTTCCCATATACCGGATAACATAGTAAAATGTTCCTGCCAATGGTGTCGTATAAACAATTCTGCTGCCGACTATTGCTCTAAAAGCTGCATTGCAGAATATCCAGTAGCGAAGTGCGCTTGACAGTCCTTGTAGTTTTGAACCACCTCTTCCTCTGAACCATCAAGCCATAGTGTGACTGTATTCTGCAATTTCAcatcaaacaaatgaaaaaaatatgagaaCTTGCGCTTATCAATCTTCTCATGAATAAAACGGTATATTCATGGCAGACCAAAGAATTGAAAAGCACAATATCACATAATAGTTTAGAATGTATGAACTTGCTCTTATCAATCTTCTTTTCAATAATTTATCTGCTGTTCTTGGGCCACAGAATGTATGACAACACTAAAGCATAATCAGACGACCTCCACAAGGTAAATATGTTGCCACCCAACCAGCTAAACGTTTTTCAACTTTCTGAATGACAGGCATTAGTGCAACAGATAGGATCTTCATGGATAGAGACCAGTAAAGTACTGACTGGTAATCCTGGAATCTGAGCTTTTGAGGCTGCAGTTTGATCATCCATGTTGATCAGCACATATGTACTCTTATGGTAATTAATTTTGAGTTCTGAAAAACTGGAAAAGTCTTGTAGGATTTGTTTTATTGCAATCCTCTAACTTGAGATAATTAGGTATATTGTAGTACTGGGAAGAACCCACTAGCATCCAACGGATGCAACAGAATCCCCTGTTCATGAACTTGACAACACATCCTCTCAAGTCTCAAGAACTTCACACACCAAAATGAAGCAAGTATAACACTGGAAGGTCGCCCAGCTCAAGACCCAAAGTTTTGATTAGGGAAGTGATTTAGTGGCTGGATTTTCTTACCGCTAAAAACGCGAAGCACTAAGCCCCTTTAGCATTTTTCTTACCGGAGATATAGATCAGTAATGCTTAACTACTAAAGGGGTGCCAACCTTAGGCATCAAATTTATGTATGACATATTAATTCCAGTTAGATCAGTACGGTGCTCGTAAAAATCAGGAAAGGCCAATAGATCTTCTGTCAGCAGGTTCAGTTGAGCCTCATAGAAGTCATCTGTATAGACATATGGCCCTGGGATTCTATTATTTGGGGATTTCAGAATAGGCTTTGTAATTTCTTCCCAAGAAAGGTTGGATAAATCCATGCGCTCAGAAAGGTTGAACAAAAGACCGAACATTAGCTGGTAAGAACTTTTCAGCTTACAGTTACGTTTCCTGCTCCGGGCGACAATCTCTATGGTGTCAAAGATGAGAGTTTTTTAACATCACCAAGCCTCGTGCATTCAAGTTAAAAATCCTCATTGGTGACCAAACCAGATCTCAAAggtgaaaggatgaagaacaATGCCAGCAAACATACATACTACGAGATGAAAGGTGTATGGTAAAACATACAAAACCAACACATCTCTAATGAAATTTGGAACACAAGCGTGGCCAGATGGAAAATTTCtctagggaaaaaaaaggtggaaGCTTTTTTCCAAAAGAAGAGACCTGAGCATACATGTACAAACAGTGGATTGTAAACACTGGTATAAAACGAAATCTAAACTCGAATCGCACTCGCACGTACTCGCAATTTCGGGGATTGATCGGGTTCTTGAAAGCAACAGCGCGCGTAAGAAGAGGAGACCAAGCGAAAGCGAGACCTACTCACCCGAGGTAACATGGACGCCTTGAGGTTAGCGGCGGCGGACATATCGCCGTCTGGGAGGCGGCTAGATGGCCGTCGGGCAGAGGTGGCTAGATGGCCGTCGGGCAGAGGCGGCGAGTGAAGAGGAAGAGCGTGGTTTTGGTGAAGGCACGCTCCACTCCGGAGTGAACGAGGGGGAGAGGGATGGAAGCAGGGGGTTTTGTGTCGGAGGAAACTTTCATCTGCCCGTTTTGCCCCTGCTCCCCTCCGCCCAGCAGTAGCTGCAATAAACTGCCTTGCTCCGATAAATTTAAGAGAGAGAATTAAATTTAAGTGACTACTATAGTAGTACTCCAGCGAGTAATTGATGCATGGTTATCTATCAGTGATTAAGGGTAACTCGAGCGGGATGACCCAATTTGTCCGTTTCGGCCAAACGGACTTCTTTTTCCACTTTTTGGTACGGACGAGACACCATTTCCAACCCAAATTTGTTCTAGGTTTGGGTCGAAGTGGACAGTGTCTTTTGCACTGAGCTCGTCCGCATTT carries:
- the LOC112268681 gene encoding probable sentrin-specific protease 8 produces the protein MTMKNMLDHKLGSKNRKRGASGGWSEQKMAVRRKLGAPGGGGVGGPPDVPKWFSIWSQLNKDDEFKYVLLAAQELGLEVIKVPPPTMKFKDDISSKYVDKSRQKARSDSESTLAPLSQSTPTAAPASVVMGLQMSDVEDLRGHNFVSDSVITYYFEQLSSADKVILQPPSISELLVNTTDPSEFLEHLCLDNRVMLFPVNNNPEIHRADAGTHWSLLVYENLDPNRGARFVHHDSTMGQVNSSAADRLVGVLRSIVPNAATAPLMRGYTPVQENGYDCAIYVMAVAAAICRWSRRDSAEGDWSEEVTREVTATSVRQLRVMIADAIHAILGGD
- the LOC100842981 gene encoding signal recognition particle 54 kDa protein, chloroplastic gives rise to the protein MESTAAAVLTLSSPSSSSAAAVAARRRSPSVSALHLSSPRLRAAVRSLALPASSLGWRRRRGSALVVRAETFGQLTTGLESAWNKLRGVDVLTKDSVAEPMRDIRRALLEADVSLPVVRRFVSSVSEKALGSGVIRGIRPDQQLVKIVHDELVQLMGGEVSDLVFAKTGPTVILLAGLQGVGKTTVCAKLAFYLKKLGKSCMLVAADVYRPAAIDQLTVLGEQVGVPVYSEGTGAKPAQITKNAVEEAKRKKIDAIVVDTAGRLQIDKTMMDELKEVKKAVNPTEILLVVDAMTGQEAAALVTTFNIEIGISGAILTKLDGDSRGGAALSVKEVSGKPIKFVGRGERMEDLELFYPDRMAQRVLGMGDVLSFVEKAQEVVRQEDTIELQKKIMSAKFDFNDFLKQTQNVAKMGSMSRVIGMIPGMNKVTPAQIREAEKRLAFVESMINAMTAEEREKPELLAESRERRIRVAEESEKTEQEVGQLVAQLFQMRAQMQKLMGMMQGQEAITGMGDLMDSLNADEKAPPGTARRRRRRNVPPRQREPEVVGGPSRP